Within Acidimicrobiales bacterium, the genomic segment GCCGCATTCTTCGGCGCCATAGGCGTCGAAGCCCTGCTCTTCCTCAAGCTAATCCTCGAGACGGATTTCCTCGGATGGGGGGCCTGGGTGAACATCCTTCTGGCGGGGGGCATGATCGTCGGCGGGTTCCTGAACCTGCAGCAGACCACGTCGGGCACCGCGAGCGGCGACGCCTGAACCGCCGAACTGCCGAACCGCCGGGGCACCCTGAAGCGCGATGGCAGAACTGTCGCCCGTCAGAGCCGAGAGGCACAGGCTCGCGGACACCCTCTTGTCGCTCGGACCCGATGCGCCGACGTTGTGCGAAGGGTGGCGAACCGCCGATCTCGCTGCGCACCTGTGGGTGAGGGAGCGAAATCCGCTGGCCGGTGCGGGGATGCTGTTCGGGCCGCTGGCCGGTTACACCGCCAGGGCGATGTCGAACGCGCTGGCGAGGTATGGATACGAAGAACTGGTTCGCAGGTTCAAGCCGGCTCCGCCCCCGGGGATCTTCCGCCTCCTCGAGGACAGGGTGAACCTACTCGAGTACGTCGTCCACCACGAGGACGCGCGACGTGGGGACGGGAAGCCGGCACCTCGTGACCGAGACGAGCTCGGTGGACTGGACCGCCTCGTCTTCCAAGCTCTTCCCCGGTTCGGTCGGATCCTCGCCAGACCACTGCGGGGGATCAGGGTGACCTTCAGATGGCCGGGCGAGCGAGAGGCGACTATGGGAGGAGGCGAGCGTTCCCTCGTAGTCGAAGGTGAGCCGATCGAACTGGCTCTCTGGCTTTACGGGCGAGGGCGCGCCGCCTCAGTCGAGTTCAGCGGAGACGAAGAAGCGATTCGCCTCGCCAAGGAAGCCCGGCTCGGGATCTGACACCACAGCGTCGGGACTACTCCGGTCCCCCCTTTCATCCGAGCGCGCGGACCGTCTCCACCATGAGCTGTGCGGCCTCGGTGGGATTCCGTCCGAC encodes:
- a CDS encoding TIGR03085 family protein yields the protein MAELSPVRAERHRLADTLLSLGPDAPTLCEGWRTADLAAHLWVRERNPLAGAGMLFGPLAGYTARAMSNALARYGYEELVRRFKPAPPPGIFRLLEDRVNLLEYVVHHEDARRGDGKPAPRDRDELGGLDRLVFQALPRFGRILARPLRGIRVTFRWPGEREATMGGGERSLVVEGEPIELALWLYGRGRAASVEFSGDEEAIRLAKEARLGI